One genomic window of Gloeocapsopsis sp. IPPAS B-1203 includes the following:
- a CDS encoding Uma2 family endonuclease: protein MSRTANQLSLQEFLDLPESDERFELVDGELILKMAPTTPHSRVQKRLLRFIDDWCEQTHQGEVNPEWTVVLKRYGVDWAPVPDLTYISWSRISADWNGEGPCPGIPELVVEIISPGQTFGEMTQKATDYLLAGVDQIWIVDTKAQAVTVFERDCLPQTFWVDSIIITPLLPDFLLKVADLFPSAARRT, encoded by the coding sequence ATGAGTCGCACTGCAAATCAACTCAGCCTTCAAGAGTTTCTGGATTTGCCAGAAAGTGACGAGCGGTTTGAACTTGTTGATGGAGAACTTATTCTCAAAATGGCTCCAACGACTCCTCACAGCCGCGTACAAAAGCGACTGCTGAGATTTATTGATGATTGGTGCGAACAAACCCACCAGGGTGAAGTTAACCCTGAATGGACTGTTGTCCTAAAACGTTATGGAGTTGATTGGGCACCCGTACCAGACTTGACATATATTTCTTGGAGTCGAATTTCAGCCGATTGGAATGGAGAGGGACCTTGTCCAGGAATTCCAGAGTTAGTTGTAGAGATTATTTCTCCTGGTCAAACATTCGGGGAAATGACACAAAAGGCAACCGATTATTTACTTGCTGGGGTAGATCAAATTTGGATTGTAGATACTAAGGCGCAAGCAGTTACAGTTTTCGAGCGCGATTGCTTACCACAGACTTTTTGGGTTGATAGCATAATTATCACTCCTTTGCTACCAGATTTTCTTTTAAAGGTTGCTGATTTATTTCCAAGCGCAGCACGAAGAACTTGA
- a CDS encoding type II toxin-antitoxin system VapC family toxin — protein MTYLLDTNTCIGYISRRSLPILHRLTSLAPTEVMLCDVVKLELYYGAYKSSRKERNLEILQAFFSEFASLPFDGRAANICGQIRAKLAAMGTPI, from the coding sequence TTGACTTACTTGTTGGACACTAATACTTGTATCGGATATATTAGTCGCCGTAGCTTACCCATTCTGCATCGATTGACTTCGCTTGCGCCAACTGAGGTGATGCTTTGCGACGTTGTTAAGCTAGAACTATACTACGGCGCTTATAAAAGTTCGCGTAAAGAAAGAAACCTAGAAATTTTGCAAGCCTTTTTTAGCGAGTTTGCTAGTTTGCCTTTTGATGGACGTGCAGCTAACATATGCGGTCAAATCCGTGCTAAACTTGCAGCAATGGGGACACCAATTTGA
- a CDS encoding type II secretion system protein: MKNKIINKKELYAKLNVKSIFIIKNKEFNQSEFGFTLIEILIAIFVLGILAAIAAPSWLEFVNARRLNIAQEQVYQAMRTAQSRAKQERQNWQASFRERNRSGVINLEWAVHPAIIDVDNDNNDSNDLVNWNSFDPNIRFSTVTSLQSRNNVRYIQFNHKGHVNGLLRRITVSTENSSSKRCVFASTLLGALRTAKDAACS; the protein is encoded by the coding sequence ATGAAAAATAAGATAATTAATAAAAAGGAATTATACGCAAAACTGAATGTCAAAAGTATTTTTATAATTAAAAACAAAGAATTTAACCAATCAGAATTTGGATTTACACTGATAGAAATATTAATTGCTATATTTGTACTAGGAATCTTAGCGGCGATCGCTGCTCCTAGTTGGTTAGAATTTGTTAATGCACGTCGCCTTAACATAGCACAAGAACAAGTATATCAAGCTATGCGTACTGCTCAAAGTAGAGCTAAGCAAGAACGGCAAAATTGGCAAGCAAGCTTTCGTGAAAGGAATAGAAGTGGTGTCATTAATTTAGAATGGGCAGTTCATCCGGCTATTATTGATGTAGATAATGATAATAACGATAGTAATGATTTAGTGAATTGGAATAGTTTTGATCCAAATATTCGTTTTAGCACCGTAACAAGTTTGCAATCAAGAAATAATGTAAGATATATACAATTTAATCATAAAGGTCATGTAAATGGTTTACTAAGACGAATAACAGTAAGCACAGAAAATAGCAGTAGTAAGCGGTGTGTGTTTGCTTCTACTTTATTGGGTGCTTTGCGTACAGCCAAAGATGCTGCTTGTTCGTAA
- a CDS encoding prepilin-type N-terminal cleavage/methylation domain-containing protein, whose amino-acid sequence MSHFLSKYQFHQSRFFLQRHSNTGFTLIELLVSAVVGSTVVSALLGLVINILETDRQDLVRNQLQQEMQNALDYISEDIKESVYVYSGECIQGQGTAADPSTFCPGIINHIPVSDKSVPVLAFWKVELLPDGCQSTLGLSEVNDPCYNSRIANRTFSLVVYYLRQNQASESNSPWQGKARITRYVLSQFNSESPPKQNAGYFNPLQAGTSFRFWPFTRNTSGVLENQQTSTNFPTASGINPAVLVDFVDDTPDAENSTTICPSEYVLTPSNKSLEDRGLAKVRGFYACVREQQNQQPDVIVHLRGNTHRRQGGYGEVTLSNLKVHVLGRGVIDKKPG is encoded by the coding sequence ATGTCTCATTTTTTATCTAAATATCAATTTCATCAATCTCGTTTCTTTTTACAAAGGCATAGCAATACGGGCTTTACTCTTATAGAACTTTTAGTATCTGCGGTAGTAGGTAGTACTGTTGTTTCAGCTCTTTTAGGTTTAGTAATTAATATACTTGAAACAGATCGACAAGATTTAGTTAGAAATCAGCTTCAGCAAGAAATGCAAAATGCTTTAGACTACATCAGCGAAGACATAAAAGAATCTGTATATGTTTACTCTGGCGAATGCATTCAAGGTCAAGGAACTGCTGCTGATCCTTCTACTTTTTGCCCAGGGATTATCAATCATATTCCTGTGTCTGATAAAAGCGTTCCTGTCTTAGCTTTTTGGAAAGTTGAACTTTTACCAGACGGATGCCAAAGTACATTAGGATTGAGTGAAGTGAATGACCCTTGTTATAATTCCCGTATAGCTAACCGAACTTTTAGTTTAGTTGTTTACTACCTTAGACAGAATCAAGCAAGCGAGTCCAATTCTCCTTGGCAAGGAAAAGCTCGAATTACTCGTTACGTTCTCAGCCAATTTAATTCAGAGTCGCCTCCCAAGCAAAACGCTGGGTACTTCAATCCATTACAAGCTGGTACAAGTTTTCGTTTTTGGCCTTTTACTCGAAATACTAGTGGAGTATTAGAAAATCAACAAACATCAACAAATTTTCCTACTGCTAGTGGTATTAATCCTGCTGTTTTAGTAGACTTTGTTGATGATACACCTGATGCTGAAAATAGTACAACAATCTGTCCTAGTGAATATGTACTCACTCCTAGTAATAAATCACTTGAGGATCGGGGTTTAGCAAAAGTGAGAGGCTTTTATGCTTGTGTAAGAGAACAGCAAAATCAACAACCAGATGTTATTGTCCACCTTAGAGGTAACACACACCGCAGACAAGGAGGTTATGGTGAAGTAACACTTTCTAATTTAAAAGTACACGTTTTAGGTAGAGGAGTTATAGATAAAAAACCTGGCTAG
- a CDS encoding prepilin-type N-terminal cleavage/methylation domain-containing protein translates to MRSPLSQFMHRSSEEGLTLIESLVAIVIIGIVLAAIAPPLLIAAATRVQNQRTEQAMQLAQGEVNRVRLIVGSGNYKNTDLPPVVSEDIKKIEDTPAPAKGTNGYTLDDTQVSINRGLAINVNREVKGNKLDCKRDSSNQCIPDFVVQVFRDAGVTPTGESVPIAFRMGVRVYDYQSLVNGASSPLKNERASLGLTSQRNLERPLAVLYTTVSNSERGNISLEQYHQLLKPSK, encoded by the coding sequence ATGCGATCGCCCCTATCTCAATTTATGCATCGTTCTTCTGAAGAAGGACTTACTTTAATTGAATCACTTGTTGCCATTGTGATTATTGGTATTGTGCTTGCGGCGATCGCCCCACCGCTCCTGATCGCCGCAGCCACTCGCGTTCAAAACCAAAGAACCGAGCAAGCAATGCAATTAGCTCAAGGGGAAGTTAATCGAGTTCGGCTAATAGTAGGAAGTGGAAACTACAAAAATACAGATTTACCACCAGTTGTTAGCGAGGATATTAAAAAGATTGAGGATACTCCCGCACCTGCTAAAGGTACTAACGGTTATACACTTGACGATACTCAGGTATCTATAAATAGAGGACTAGCTATCAATGTTAATCGTGAAGTAAAAGGCAACAAACTTGACTGCAAACGCGATAGTAGCAACCAATGTATTCCTGACTTTGTTGTACAAGTTTTCCGCGATGCAGGAGTCACGCCCACAGGAGAAAGTGTTCCAATTGCTTTTCGTATGGGAGTACGGGTATATGACTATCAATCTTTGGTGAATGGCGCAAGTTCTCCACTAAAGAACGAACGTGCTTCTTTGGGACTAACCTCACAGAGAAATTTAGAACGTCCTTTAGCCGTTTTATACACCACAGTATCTAATAGTGAACGTGGAAATATTTCTTTAGAGCAATATCACCAACTTTTAAAACCTTCTAAATGA
- the hpsA gene encoding hormogonium polysaccharide biosynthesis protein HpsA, producing the protein MVKRKSTKMPIRILRKFVNFILLTKRKLYWLLRRSLNRRQRYLQSGFVLPTTAMLLLVVTLVTGAVLTRSLNRTTQVVGDYQAKEIYTAASPAVDRAKAKLEALFNDSRLPNGVPSQDVLLSMMLNDGSNGVAIQRNSSGEVDNKYDLPGETRLDVNGDGKLDNAWSYQVDSNGDGVLNDEKPIIAYSIVLQSPDEADANGLSNQKDTAITSRANRLLTRNGPFSAVQANQACRQLEQNSGSTAVERGWFNVNAATLRKNFQVNAVVIPAGNQPATAALEFQQDRQLNRGNKWGGWFRGDLEIFPGPQFNWNGALHTEGSLIVGDSSSFTGYLISAPSSCLYTRDASEITVTQVVNRDGQTTFQGQVINGSLKTNTFAGSSIFHLFNGAGTTPITSGTNPNVTINNDSHSVDRSGISPADVALDPVALYTQDESKARRTTDSTNTLVRRTGWNTGSFVERRRIFNQQEPKPYIDDTYRADNRYGPKPNYGRDSRLNIPDGQKIGDPIDSVTELTRDNPAGTNPDDLGLDGYWERRARREGLRIIVGQRLELANPLGQPTGTIINEARQRHALRDNLAAVQASAIYHYKYPNRSTTDPFSATAHSSGYLPVACLATTAHPGTAATINNSTTFNRITINGTSRVNTDFLTGNGTNGWEFNSPANATTNEQFETAIAAGQPLRRALTNLAYFAGDPFGAFPARQDTTASPAVPSAGRQIHPHPVLTQWGNFSELRRVISLLNSGTTYADLSLADKTTLHTASCMMGMLSYNLQNIEDAYLEFANNNGSNGMNSLGVHLFQLMDGTATPGNPEIGRPADGTNLCTKTEEAGCPPKTYDPNYYSQFTIDEWIKAYRNDSKAGKTEDKAAILARLPDLINYQQILRDRSLGFAEGALPGDGIGYDPKTGTYTTPKTIGGDVKGGITFRVGCDPNSFDVSDKGQLAFAVTFCSTPGKPKYPSLFYLFPVAEHDHLGVATPTVLKANPNATVPQPANDYVSNRYIFNNDVAVTDDVNHGYFYKVIGDTNANGIENGTEDSIAAIALRPRLRNNWLLPNTTTTTNRINIIRDNTTAVGIPFLDKGMFNGREMMGLRVLDIDLDLLRINTISGVTDDAWLPKGGIVYAFRTDAVREDGISRPAGSFMNANTPQDPPITAANGITIKPVDYYADPDRRPYGFRLRNGIDLRRINPSNNSFNIPDNENVRGISFISDNPVYIQGNFNLHRLASNTGTRLEEFTQTLNDNYSNFYSRNTLDSRFARPNDDAWRPSEILADAITILSNNFCDGGIQDSFTTAGSGSGAQITSAESTDYGCPSGSSRRTSYLNQNRPRNSLGAGQYWLRENNEANSPIRISVNGNPMYCSTNTSPCPDSNVRDYSIGDSRSYYPFSDGKSRNDASNDDIRVNAIIISGIVPSQAQQSYGGLHNFPRFIENWNGRNLYISGAFLQLNFSTYATAPFDQDDWESKLVRDPQSAELIQYYAAPNRRWGYDVGLQYAPAGPVSRRFVTPGTTRSEFYRELDVNDPYIKQLRCARDKDKEYINPNANSVCS; encoded by the coding sequence ATGGTTAAGCGCAAATCTACTAAAATGCCTATTCGCATTCTGCGGAAATTTGTCAATTTTATACTTTTGACGAAACGAAAGCTGTATTGGTTGTTGCGTCGTTCTTTAAACCGTCGCCAACGATATTTGCAAAGTGGATTTGTGTTACCAACTACAGCAATGCTTTTGTTAGTCGTCACATTGGTAACAGGGGCGGTACTAACTCGCAGCTTAAATCGTACTACTCAAGTAGTTGGAGATTACCAGGCAAAGGAAATATATACTGCTGCTTCTCCTGCTGTGGATCGGGCTAAGGCAAAATTAGAAGCACTTTTTAATGATTCGCGTCTCCCGAATGGCGTACCATCACAAGATGTTTTGCTGAGTATGATGCTCAATGATGGTAGCAATGGAGTTGCAATACAACGAAACAGCAGTGGTGAAGTAGATAACAAATATGATCTGCCAGGTGAAACTCGTTTAGATGTTAATGGAGATGGAAAATTAGACAACGCTTGGTCTTATCAAGTTGACTCTAATGGAGATGGTGTTCTTAATGATGAAAAACCTATCATTGCTTACTCTATTGTCTTGCAATCTCCAGATGAAGCTGATGCTAATGGACTTTCTAACCAAAAAGATACCGCTATTACAAGTAGGGCTAATAGATTACTAACACGCAATGGACCATTTAGTGCCGTACAGGCTAACCAAGCTTGCCGACAACTGGAGCAGAATAGTGGTAGTACTGCAGTAGAAAGAGGCTGGTTTAATGTTAATGCTGCTACTCTGCGGAAAAACTTTCAAGTTAATGCAGTGGTTATTCCAGCAGGGAATCAACCAGCAACTGCGGCTTTAGAATTTCAACAAGATCGACAACTCAACCGAGGAAACAAGTGGGGTGGTTGGTTTCGCGGTGACTTAGAAATATTTCCAGGTCCACAATTTAACTGGAATGGTGCATTACACACAGAAGGTAGTTTGATTGTTGGTGATAGTAGCAGCTTTACTGGGTATTTAATTAGTGCGCCTAGTTCTTGTCTTTATACACGCGATGCTTCTGAAATTACTGTAACTCAAGTTGTCAATAGGGATGGTCAGACAACTTTTCAGGGACAAGTTATTAATGGTTCACTGAAAACTAACACTTTTGCAGGTTCGTCAATTTTTCACTTATTTAACGGTGCAGGTACAACACCAATTACTAGTGGCACTAATCCGAACGTTACTATAAACAATGATTCGCATTCTGTAGACCGTAGTGGAATTTCACCTGCTGATGTTGCATTAGATCCAGTTGCTTTATATACACAAGATGAGTCAAAAGCTAGAAGAACAACCGATTCTACTAATACACTAGTAAGACGTACTGGATGGAATACTGGTAGCTTTGTAGAGCGGAGAAGAATTTTTAATCAACAAGAACCTAAACCATATATTGATGATACTTACCGTGCTGATAACCGTTATGGACCAAAACCAAATTATGGACGAGATTCACGGTTAAATATTCCTGACGGGCAAAAAATTGGTGATCCAATTGATAGCGTTACAGAACTGACTAGAGATAATCCTGCTGGTACAAATCCAGATGATTTAGGGTTAGATGGCTACTGGGAACGCCGCGCCCGTAGGGAAGGCTTGAGAATTATTGTTGGACAACGGCTAGAGTTAGCAAATCCCTTAGGTCAACCAACAGGAACTATTATAAATGAAGCGCGTCAGCGTCATGCTTTGAGAGATAATCTAGCAGCAGTGCAGGCGTCGGCTATATATCACTACAAATATCCTAATAGAAGTACTACTGATCCATTTAGTGCTACAGCACATAGTTCTGGATATTTACCTGTGGCTTGTTTAGCAACTACTGCTCATCCTGGTACTGCGGCAACGATTAATAACAGTACAACATTTAATAGAATTACGATCAACGGTACTTCTAGAGTTAATACTGATTTCCTAACAGGTAATGGTACTAATGGTTGGGAGTTTAACTCACCAGCAAACGCGACAACTAATGAGCAATTTGAGACAGCGATCGCAGCCGGACAACCTCTGAGAAGAGCATTAACTAATCTTGCTTATTTTGCTGGCGATCCTTTTGGTGCTTTTCCTGCTAGACAAGATACGACAGCAAGTCCAGCCGTACCTTCAGCAGGGCGACAAATTCATCCGCATCCGGTTTTGACTCAGTGGGGCAATTTTTCTGAGTTGCGAAGAGTCATTAGTTTACTCAACAGTGGGACAACCTATGCAGATCTCAGCCTTGCAGATAAGACGACACTGCATACAGCTTCCTGCATGATGGGAATGTTAAGTTACAACTTACAGAATATCGAAGATGCTTACCTAGAATTCGCTAATAATAATGGTTCTAATGGCATGAATTCTTTAGGAGTGCATTTATTTCAACTGATGGATGGTACTGCTACCCCTGGAAATCCAGAAATTGGTAGACCAGCTGACGGTACTAACCTATGTACAAAAACTGAAGAAGCTGGTTGTCCTCCTAAGACATACGATCCTAATTATTACAGCCAATTTACTATAGATGAATGGATTAAGGCTTACAGAAATGATTCAAAGGCAGGTAAAACAGAAGATAAAGCTGCAATTCTCGCAAGATTACCAGACCTAATAAATTATCAGCAAATATTACGCGATCGCTCACTTGGTTTTGCTGAAGGTGCTTTACCTGGAGATGGTATTGGTTATGACCCTAAAACAGGTACATATACAACTCCAAAAACAATAGGTGGAGATGTTAAAGGTGGTATTACATTCAGGGTAGGTTGCGATCCAAATTCGTTTGATGTTTCGGATAAAGGTCAGTTAGCTTTTGCCGTTACTTTTTGTTCAACACCTGGAAAGCCTAAATATCCTTCATTATTTTACCTGTTTCCAGTAGCAGAACACGATCATCTTGGTGTAGCTACGCCTACTGTGCTCAAGGCTAATCCTAATGCGACTGTACCTCAGCCTGCAAATGATTATGTGAGTAACAGATATATTTTCAACAATGATGTTGCTGTTACCGATGATGTAAATCACGGCTATTTCTACAAAGTTATTGGTGATACTAACGCTAACGGTATTGAGAATGGTACAGAAGATAGTATTGCGGCGATCGCACTTCGTCCACGACTCCGAAATAATTGGCTACTTCCCAATACAACAACAACCACAAATCGAATTAACATCATCAGAGACAACACTACTGCTGTAGGAATTCCCTTCCTTGATAAAGGAATGTTCAACGGTAGGGAAATGATGGGCTTACGGGTTTTAGATATTGATTTAGATCTGTTACGTATAAATACAATCAGTGGTGTGACTGATGATGCTTGGCTACCCAAAGGTGGTATTGTCTACGCCTTCCGCACAGATGCTGTTAGAGAAGATGGTATTTCTAGACCTGCTGGAAGCTTCATGAATGCTAATACACCACAAGATCCGCCAATTACTGCGGCAAATGGTATAACCATTAAACCAGTAGATTACTATGCCGATCCAGATCGTCGTCCTTATGGTTTTCGTCTGCGTAATGGAATTGATTTGAGAAGAATTAATCCTTCTAACAATAGCTTTAATATTCCCGATAATGAGAATGTTCGCGGTATTTCCTTCATTTCCGATAACCCTGTTTACATTCAAGGTAACTTCAACTTACACAGACTTGCTAGCAACACTGGAACGCGATTAGAAGAGTTTACCCAAACACTAAACGACAATTACAGCAATTTTTATTCCCGTAACACACTAGATAGCCGATTTGCCAGACCGAATGATGATGCTTGGCGTCCTAGCGAAATTTTGGCAGATGCGATTACGATTCTTTCCAACAACTTTTGTGATGGCGGTATTCAAGATAGTTTTACAACGGCTGGTAGTGGTAGCGGTGCTCAGATAACTTCTGCTGAATCCACAGACTATGGTTGTCCTTCTGGTAGCAGCCGTCGCACCTCATATTTAAATCAAAACCGCCCTAGAAATAGCCTCGGAGCAGGACAGTATTGGCTAAGAGAAAATAATGAGGCAAACTCGCCTATTAGGATTTCTGTCAATGGCAACCCAATGTACTGTAGTACTAATACTTCACCTTGTCCTGATAGTAATGTCAGAGACTACAGTATAGGCGATAGTAGAAGTTATTACCCCTTCTCGGATGGTAAGTCTCGCAATGATGCCAGTAATGACGATATACGTGTCAATGCAATTATCATCAGCGGTATTGTCCCTTCACAAGCACAGCAATCTTACGGCGGATTGCACAACTTCCCGCGATTTATAGAAAACTGGAATGGTCGAAACCTCTATATTTCCGGCGCTTTCTTGCAGTTAAACTTTAGCACTTATGCAACTGCTCCCTTTGACCAAGATGATTGGGAGTCAAAGCTTGTCAGAGATCCTCAATCTGCTGAACTTATCCAATATTACGCCGCACCTAATCGTCGTTGGGGTTATGACGTTGGTTTGCAATATGCTCCCGCAGGTCCAGTATCGCGGCGATTTGTTACTCCAGGTACTACACGTAGTGAATTCTACCGCGAGTTGGATGTCAACGATCCTTACATTAAACAACTACGCTGTGCTAGGGACAAAGACAAAGAATATATCAATCCGAATGCTAATAGCGTTTGTTCTTAA
- a CDS encoding type II toxin-antitoxin system HicA family toxin: protein MEQKGWVVRRITGSHHIYENPESEQILSIPVHRNQDLKIGTLKALMKIAQLSEEDLL from the coding sequence GTGGAACAAAAAGGTTGGGTTGTACGAAGAATCACTGGTAGCCATCACATCTACGAAAATCCTGAATCAGAGCAAATTTTATCAATTCCTGTTCATCGTAACCAAGATTTGAAAATAGGAACTTTGAAAGCTTTAATGAAAATCGCTCAGCTATCTGAGGAAGATTTGCTCTGA
- a CDS encoding type II toxin-antitoxin system HicB family antitoxin, whose translation MKIKAIIHPAEEGGYWAEVPALPGCITEGDTIEEVMSNLKDAIEGWLDVANSRNPIESTAQVVEIAI comes from the coding sequence ATGAAAATCAAAGCAATTATTCATCCTGCAGAAGAAGGTGGCTATTGGGCAGAGGTTCCCGCACTTCCTGGTTGTATTACTGAAGGAGACACAATAGAGGAAGTGATGAGTAACTTAAAGGATGCGATTGAAGGGTGGCTTGATGTTGCTAACAGTCGTAATCCAATTGAATCAACTGCTCAAGTTGTCGAAATTGCTATATGA
- a CDS encoding Uma2 family endonuclease: MITLKLPLTDEEFMRIASENEEWRFESTKDGELVITPPTGGNTGRRNSKITTQLELWNSASNLGETFDSSTMFVLPNGARRSPDAAWIKSDRWNTLTLEQQDKFPPLCPDFVIELRSPSDNIEELQQKMQEYLENGAVLGWLIDPKTRRVEVYRYGRNKETLESPVTLSGEEVLPGFVLNLQAIY, from the coding sequence ATGATTACTCTTAAACTTCCGCTAACTGATGAAGAATTCATGCGTATTGCATCTGAAAACGAGGAGTGGCGCTTTGAAAGCACGAAGGATGGAGAATTAGTTATTACGCCACCTACTGGAGGGAATACAGGTAGACGTAACAGTAAAATAACAACTCAGTTAGAGCTTTGGAACAGTGCTAGCAATTTAGGCGAAACATTTGATTCTTCTACAATGTTTGTTTTACCAAATGGTGCGCGACGTTCTCCTGATGCGGCTTGGATAAAGAGCGATCGCTGGAATACTCTTACTCTTGAACAACAAGATAAATTTCCGCCACTTTGCCCAGATTTTGTGATCGAACTTCGTTCTCCCTCAGATAACATTGAGGAATTACAACAAAAGATGCAAGAATACCTTGAGAATGGTGCAGTATTAGGTTGGTTAATTGACCCAAAAACACGACGAGTAGAAGTTTATCGTTATGGACGTAATAAAGAAACATTAGAATCGCCTGTAACACTTTCTGGTGAAGAGGTATTACCAGGGTTTGTATTAAACTTGCAAGCGATTTATTAA
- a CDS encoding Rpn family recombination-promoting nuclease/putative transposase has product MRTDSLFYQLFQIYPTILFELIDNLSPRASTYSFLSQEVKQTSFRIDGILLPPPYATDLPIYFVEFQGYRDLNGDLYPSFFSEIFLYLNDYRPANDWRGILIFTRRRLDPGLPIHYQDFASSPRLQRIYLDQLRGEVADISFGLGLLQLIGVKEDAAPETARQIIEKAQRELTDATEQQKNLELVETVIIYKFPELTSEEVEQMLGLSELKQTRVYQEALEEGLEQGLEQGLERGRQEGKLAAVPLLLEAGMTVEQITERLGIDLEAVRRVAQQ; this is encoded by the coding sequence TTGCGTACCGATAGCCTGTTCTACCAACTTTTTCAGATCTATCCAACGATTCTGTTTGAACTTATTGATAACTTGTCACCAAGAGCATCTACTTATAGCTTTTTGTCTCAAGAAGTGAAGCAAACAAGTTTTCGCATTGATGGCATTTTACTTCCGCCTCCCTATGCTACTGATTTGCCTATATACTTTGTCGAGTTTCAAGGCTATCGAGATTTAAACGGCGATCTTTATCCTAGTTTCTTTAGTGAGATTTTCCTTTATCTCAATGACTACCGACCAGCAAATGATTGGCGAGGTATCTTAATTTTTACCAGACGTCGTTTAGATCCAGGCTTACCAATACACTACCAAGATTTTGCCAGTAGCCCACGTTTGCAACGCATATACCTAGATCAACTTAGAGGAGAAGTTGCTGACATCTCTTTTGGGTTAGGCTTGCTACAACTTATCGGTGTTAAAGAAGATGCTGCACCTGAAACAGCAAGACAGATAATTGAGAAAGCTCAGCGAGAACTCACCGATGCCACTGAACAGCAAAAAAATCTAGAATTAGTAGAAACAGTCATCATTTACAAGTTCCCAGAATTAACTAGCGAGGAGGTCGAACAAATGCTGGGATTAAGCGAATTAAAGCAAACTAGAGTCTATCAAGAAGCTTTAGAAGAAGGGCTGGAACAAGGACTTGAGCAAGGACTTGAACGGGGTCGCCAAGAGGGTAAGCTAGCCGCAGTTCCCTTATTATTAGAAGCAGGGATGACTGTAGAGCAAATTACAGAGCGGCTTGGTATCGATTTAGAGGCAGTTAGACGGGTAGCACAGCAGTAA
- the rpmB gene encoding 50S ribosomal protein L28, with translation MSRKCQLTGKKANNAYAISHSHRRTKKLQQANLQWKRVWWAQGNRWVRLLLSTKAIKTLEHKGLEAMAKEAGINLNRY, from the coding sequence ATGTCACGCAAATGTCAGCTAACAGGAAAAAAAGCAAATAATGCTTACGCAATTTCGCACTCGCACCGTCGGACTAAAAAACTACAACAAGCAAACTTGCAGTGGAAACGAGTATGGTGGGCACAAGGAAATCGTTGGGTAAGACTGCTACTTTCTACTAAAGCAATCAAGACTTTAGAACACAAAGGTTTAGAAGCAATGGCTAAAGAAGCAGGAATCAATTTGAATCGTTATTAA